Proteins encoded by one window of Moorella humiferrea:
- a CDS encoding response regulator: protein MAATLKILLVDDEPLERQALRFILSRERPHYQVAAEAGNGLEAVELADALKPDVVFLDIKMPGMDGLAAGRKIRALLPESRLVFVSAYGEFDYAREAVSLGASKYLLKPVDGEEMIKLLDELAADILAARRRRQETARLKEALEEMKPLIRLGFIMDLLNGNITANEAESRALFLGITSLPRLAILVDIDNFADLARDGAEIERQLLKQRVKESIEKEAAVWPGSLVAPVSGDEFAVLLPLDRLTGEGDVRREAVALGEAICRRVRRETGATVTVGIGRPVADITELARSYAEAAAAAEYRLLYGGDQVIHADDVAARSRARRFLPDRAEQELAQAIRMGDGELVQRLAGGILMELTIKEESPSLIKMKILELVALATNAALEAGADAEIVSNLTLAASGEFLHLDNLADVRRRILERLVDLVNQVASSRERRNAVLIERACRFIEANFHRDLTLEEVAQQVYLSPCYFSRLFKQVKGQNFIDYLTRVRLGAAKELLLNSELPVAAIAERVGYHDARYFGQVFKKQEGYTPGVFRKIGGAKNAGSVN from the coding sequence TTGGCAGCGACGTTGAAAATCCTCCTTGTCGACGATGAACCGTTGGAACGCCAGGCACTGCGCTTTATCCTCTCCAGGGAACGTCCCCACTACCAGGTGGCGGCGGAAGCCGGCAACGGGCTGGAGGCCGTAGAGCTGGCGGACGCTTTAAAACCGGATGTCGTCTTCCTAGACATCAAAATGCCCGGTATGGACGGCCTGGCCGCCGGAAGGAAGATCCGCGCCCTGCTACCGGAGTCCAGATTGGTTTTCGTATCCGCTTACGGGGAGTTCGACTACGCCAGGGAAGCAGTGTCCCTGGGCGCTTCCAAATATTTATTAAAGCCGGTGGACGGGGAAGAAATGATAAAGCTTTTAGATGAACTTGCTGCCGATATTCTCGCCGCCCGCCGGCGCCGGCAGGAGACGGCTCGCCTCAAAGAGGCCTTGGAGGAAATGAAACCCCTGATTCGCCTAGGATTCATAATGGATCTGCTTAATGGCAATATAACGGCGAACGAGGCGGAAAGCCGGGCCCTTTTTTTAGGCATTACTTCCCTGCCGCGACTGGCAATTCTGGTGGATATAGATAATTTCGCCGACCTTGCTCGGGATGGAGCGGAGATCGAACGTCAGCTGTTAAAACAAAGGGTGAAAGAAAGCATTGAGAAAGAGGCGGCCGTATGGCCCGGATCCTTGGTGGCCCCGGTGTCCGGGGATGAATTTGCCGTCCTTCTCCCCCTGGACCGCCTGACAGGGGAAGGCGATGTGCGCCGGGAGGCCGTGGCGCTGGGGGAAGCCATCTGCCGTCGGGTACGCCGGGAAACAGGGGCGACGGTAACCGTCGGCATCGGCCGTCCGGTTGCCGACATTACCGAACTCGCCCGTTCCTACGCCGAAGCGGCGGCCGCCGCCGAATACCGCCTCCTTTATGGCGGCGACCAGGTCATCCACGCCGACGACGTCGCCGCCCGCTCCCGGGCCAGACGTTTCCTGCCGGATCGGGCAGAACAGGAACTGGCACAGGCCATCCGGATGGGCGATGGGGAATTGGTGCAGCGGCTGGCCGGTGGGATTTTAATGGAACTTACCATAAAAGAAGAGAGTCCTTCTCTAATAAAAATGAAAATTTTGGAACTGGTGGCCCTGGCGACCAATGCCGCCCTGGAGGCAGGGGCGGATGCCGAAATCGTTTCCAACCTCACCCTGGCCGCCAGCGGTGAATTTCTCCATCTGGACAACCTGGCGGACGTACGCCGGCGTATTTTGGAGCGCCTGGTGGATTTGGTTAATCAGGTGGCATCCAGTCGGGAAAGGCGCAATGCCGTCCTCATCGAGCGAGCCTGCAGATTCATCGAGGCCAATTTCCACCGGGACCTCACTTTGGAGGAAGTGGCCCAGCAGGTATATTTGAGCCCCTGCTATTTCAGCCGCCTCTTCAAACAGGTAAAGGGGCAGAACTTCATCGACTACCTGACCCGGGTGCGCCTCGGAGCGGCCAAGGAGCTGCTGCTTAATTCTGAACTGCCTGTAGCGGCCATTGCCGAGCGCGTTGGCTATCATGACGCCCGCTATTTCGGCCAAGTTTTTAAAAAACAGGAAGGGTACACGCCAGGCGTGTTCCGTAAAATTGGGGGTGCTAAAAATGCAGGAAGTGTTAATTGA
- a CDS encoding histidine kinase, translated as MPFSLENLIQAIINGNAVQVREEVKKALAAGVDPARIISDGFVAAMDVVGERFERNEIYVTDLIITARAMHTGLKELKPFMVAGQVRPVGRAVIGTVQGDIHDIGKNLLGIMLEASGFEVIDLGVNVAPSTFVEAVIKYRPDVLCLSALLSSTRGAMGETIAALKEAGWRDKVKVVVGGTPLNETIAARMGADGYAPDATTAVQLIKDLIGTGRERRAVLAPATLDLFFREGSLEDLQRAFNRMTGLHLVMVDSSGSPLTPLGGFLECSSHCHLLQDCPAKDVDVTTLPGNFKEAFIYRCHAGLIEISYPLANEDGTVGAVLCGHCLLAGDPATEELRTAVPVLDIKDLEAVCGLLSFVAGQIIKLNAVLLANKELEEQRASFVHFLKRQHQLEQALKDAELKVLQSQVNPHFLFNSLNTVARLALFEGAAATERVVRSLARLMRYSLYQVKETVTLAEEVAAVRDYLFIQETRFPDRIRGQILVGDEVLDARVPCMILQPLVENAVIHGLEPKETGGTVIISGCRVGDQVHIEIKDDGVGIPPEVQRAIFDLQVRGGGKGQVSGLGIVNVYRRLQHQFGSNCALDVNGAPGKGTCIQLTFPYTKE; from the coding sequence ATGCCTTTTTCCCTGGAAAATCTAATCCAGGCCATAATCAACGGTAACGCCGTCCAGGTGCGGGAAGAAGTAAAAAAGGCCCTGGCCGCCGGAGTCGATCCGGCGCGCATCATATCCGACGGCTTCGTGGCCGCCATGGATGTGGTGGGGGAAAGATTCGAACGCAATGAGATTTACGTCACCGACCTGATTATCACCGCCAGGGCCATGCATACCGGTTTGAAAGAACTTAAGCCCTTCATGGTCGCCGGCCAGGTGCGGCCGGTAGGACGGGCCGTTATCGGCACCGTTCAGGGGGATATCCACGACATCGGTAAAAATTTGCTGGGAATAATGTTGGAAGCCTCCGGCTTTGAAGTAATCGATCTGGGTGTTAACGTGGCTCCCAGCACCTTTGTGGAAGCCGTGATTAAATACCGGCCGGATGTGCTGTGCCTGTCGGCCCTCCTTTCTTCTACCCGGGGCGCCATGGGCGAAACCATTGCCGCCCTCAAAGAGGCCGGCTGGCGGGACAAAGTAAAAGTAGTGGTTGGAGGCACGCCCCTCAATGAAACCATCGCCGCCAGGATGGGTGCCGACGGCTATGCCCCTGATGCCACCACCGCCGTGCAGCTAATCAAAGATCTCATCGGCACCGGGCGGGAGCGCCGGGCGGTCCTGGCTCCGGCGACCCTGGATTTATTTTTCAGGGAAGGATCCCTGGAAGACCTGCAGCGTGCCTTTAACCGTATGACCGGTCTGCATCTGGTGATGGTTGATTCCTCCGGCAGCCCCCTGACACCCCTGGGAGGCTTCCTGGAGTGCTCTTCACACTGTCATCTGCTCCAGGATTGCCCGGCGAAAGACGTGGACGTCACCACCCTGCCCGGCAATTTCAAAGAAGCCTTTATTTACCGCTGTCACGCCGGCTTGATAGAAATATCTTACCCCCTGGCCAATGAAGACGGTACCGTAGGCGCCGTCCTCTGCGGCCACTGCCTTTTGGCAGGCGACCCGGCCACCGAAGAATTGCGGACGGCGGTACCGGTCCTGGATATAAAAGATCTTGAAGCCGTATGCGGCCTTCTGTCCTTTGTGGCCGGGCAGATAATTAAGCTCAACGCCGTTTTACTGGCCAATAAAGAACTGGAGGAGCAGCGCGCCAGTTTTGTCCATTTCCTGAAAAGGCAGCACCAGTTGGAGCAGGCCTTAAAGGACGCCGAGCTGAAAGTCCTTCAGTCCCAGGTCAACCCCCATTTCCTGTTCAACTCTTTAAATACCGTTGCCCGCCTGGCCCTTTTTGAAGGGGCGGCGGCTACGGAAAGGGTTGTGCGTTCTCTGGCTCGCCTGATGCGCTACAGCCTCTACCAGGTGAAAGAAACGGTAACCCTGGCCGAAGAGGTGGCTGCCGTCCGCGACTATCTTTTTATCCAGGAAACGCGCTTCCCGGACAGGATCCGGGGCCAGATCCTTGTAGGGGATGAGGTGCTGGACGCCAGGGTCCCCTGCATGATCCTGCAGCCTCTGGTGGAAAACGCTGTCATCCACGGCTTGGAACCCAAGGAGACGGGTGGTACGGTTATAATCTCCGGCTGCCGTGTTGGAGACCAGGTCCATATTGAAATAAAGGACGACGGCGTCGGCATTCCACCCGAGGTACAGCGGGCCATTTTTGACCTCCAGGTACGCGGCGGCGGCAAGGGACAGGTCAGCGGGCTGGGGATCGTCAACGTCTACCGCCGCCTGCAGCATCAGTTCGGTAGTAACTGCGCCCTGGACGTCAATGGCGCGCCGGGAAAAGGGACTTGCATCCAGCTTACTTTTCCTTATACTAAAGAATAA
- a CDS encoding methyltetrahydrofolate cobalamin methyltransferase, giving the protein MLVVGELINSSRKAVAQAIAERNTEYIQDLARKQVEAGAHIIDVNCGTSIGEEEKVMTWLVTSVQEVVDVPLCIDSPSAGALAAGLAVHKGQAMINSITAEKDRWQEVLPLVQKYKAKIIALCMDDGGMPETVEDRLRVADKLVPGLLEAGIPEDDIYLDPLIKPLGVNSRYGVEALDAVAALKEKYPKVHTICGLSNVSYGLPERRLLNRAFMVMCLTKGMDAFILDPLDGQLMGLLKAAMALAGQDEYCLEYIAAARAGRIKA; this is encoded by the coding sequence ATGCTGGTAGTCGGCGAGCTTATAAATTCCAGCCGCAAGGCCGTTGCCCAGGCCATTGCCGAGCGTAATACGGAATACATCCAGGACCTGGCCAGAAAGCAGGTCGAGGCTGGAGCCCATATTATCGACGTCAACTGCGGGACAAGCATCGGCGAAGAAGAAAAGGTGATGACCTGGCTGGTTACGAGCGTCCAGGAAGTCGTAGACGTCCCCTTATGCATCGACAGTCCCAGTGCCGGAGCCCTGGCTGCCGGTCTGGCCGTTCATAAGGGGCAGGCCATGATCAATTCCATCACGGCGGAGAAGGATCGCTGGCAGGAAGTTTTGCCCCTGGTGCAGAAATATAAAGCAAAAATTATCGCCCTCTGCATGGACGACGGCGGCATGCCGGAAACGGTAGAAGACCGTCTGCGGGTTGCTGACAAATTGGTACCGGGGCTCCTGGAGGCCGGGATACCCGAGGACGATATCTATCTTGATCCCCTGATCAAGCCTCTGGGAGTTAATAGCCGGTACGGAGTGGAAGCACTGGACGCGGTAGCGGCGTTAAAGGAAAAGTATCCTAAGGTTCATACCATCTGCGGCCTTTCCAACGTTTCTTACGGTCTGCCGGAGCGGCGCCTGTTAAACCGGGCCTTTATGGTAATGTGCCTGACCAAGGGGATGGATGCCTTTATCCTCGATCCCCTGGACGGGCAGTTGATGGGCCTTTTAAAGGCAGCCATGGCCCTGGCCGGACAGGACGAATACTGTTTGGAATACATTGCCGCCGCCCGTGCCGGCAGGATTAAAGCATAA
- a CDS encoding corrinoid protein, whose protein sequence is MAVLEEIKEALMAGNANKVRELTQKALDEGIAPTTIINDGLIAAMNVIGVKFKNNEVYVPEVLVAARAMHAGMDVVKPLLTGDALEEKGTMVIGTVKGDLHDIGKNLVIMMMEGAGFKVIDLGIDVPVEKFVQAVEEHKPQLVGISALLTSTMMQMKKTVEGLAAYRDKIKIMVGGAPVTQKFADEIGADGYAPDAASAVDLARQLLAS, encoded by the coding sequence GTGGCAGTCCTGGAGGAAATCAAGGAAGCCCTGATGGCCGGTAATGCCAACAAGGTCAGGGAGCTTACCCAGAAGGCCCTGGATGAAGGCATCGCCCCCACTACCATAATCAACGACGGCCTCATTGCCGCCATGAACGTCATCGGCGTCAAGTTTAAAAACAATGAAGTTTACGTTCCCGAAGTTTTGGTGGCGGCCCGGGCCATGCACGCCGGTATGGACGTAGTCAAACCCCTCCTCACCGGTGACGCCCTGGAAGAAAAGGGTACAATGGTCATCGGAACGGTTAAAGGCGACCTTCACGACATCGGCAAGAACCTGGTCATCATGATGATGGAAGGTGCCGGTTTTAAAGTAATCGATTTGGGTATCGACGTGCCCGTAGAAAAGTTCGTCCAGGCGGTGGAAGAGCACAAACCCCAATTGGTCGGCATATCTGCCCTTTTGACCTCGACCATGATGCAAATGAAGAAGACTGTCGAGGGTCTGGCGGCTTACCGCGATAAGATCAAGATCATGGTCGGCGGCGCGCCGGTAACCCAGAAATTTGCCGATGAAATCGGAGCCGATGGTTACGCGCCCGATGCCGCCTCCGCCGTAGACCTCGCCCGCCAGTTGCTGGCGTCATAG
- a CDS encoding Fe-S-containing hydro-lyase: MLKITTPLDEATVRSLKAGDQVLISGIIYTGRDAAHKRMVETLRAGGELPVDLRDQIIYYVGPCPARPGKVIGSAGPTTSGRMDPYAPLLIREKGLRGMIGKGGRSPEVIKAMQEAGAVYFLAIGGAGVLMARHIKKAEVVAYEDLGPEAIYRLEVEDFPVIVGIDTLGNDLYAIGRAEYRRV, from the coding sequence GTGCTTAAGATAACGACACCCCTGGATGAAGCTACGGTCCGAAGCTTAAAGGCCGGGGATCAGGTTTTAATCAGCGGCATCATTTACACCGGGCGGGATGCCGCCCATAAGCGCATGGTGGAAACACTGCGGGCCGGCGGGGAGCTGCCCGTGGATCTCCGCGACCAGATTATCTATTACGTCGGGCCCTGTCCGGCCCGGCCCGGCAAAGTGATCGGTTCGGCGGGGCCCACCACCAGCGGGCGCATGGACCCCTATGCGCCGCTGCTCATCAGGGAAAAGGGTCTTAGGGGAATGATCGGCAAGGGCGGCCGCAGCCCGGAAGTAATCAAGGCCATGCAGGAAGCCGGGGCCGTATACTTTTTGGCGATAGGAGGAGCTGGGGTCCTTATGGCCCGGCATATCAAGAAGGCCGAAGTTGTGGCTTACGAAGACCTGGGGCCGGAGGCCATATATCGCCTGGAAGTGGAGGACTTTCCGGTGATTGTGGGCATCGACACCCTGGGCAACGACTTATATGCCATCGGCCGGGCGGAGTATCGCCGTGTGTAA
- a CDS encoding fumarate hydratase, with product MREVRAEEITATVARLCIEACSVLGPDWWQAMAAAEAKEEAPLGRDILKKLQENALLAAENLEPICQDTGVAVVFVELGQQVHISGGNLYDAINAGVRQGYTEGYLRKSVVDDPLLRRNTGDNTPAIIHTEIVDGDHLKITVAPKGAGSENMSGVKMLKPADGVAGIKKYVLQVVEEAGGNPCPPIVVGVGIGGNLEKAPYLAKKALLRPLGQRHPLKHVAALEEELLAAINASGIGPQGLGGRVTALDVHIEIYPTHIASLPVAVNLQCHAARHATAIL from the coding sequence ATGCGGGAAGTGAGGGCCGAAGAAATCACGGCAACGGTGGCCCGGCTGTGCATCGAAGCCTGCTCGGTCCTGGGGCCTGACTGGTGGCAGGCCATGGCGGCGGCCGAGGCCAAAGAAGAAGCACCGTTGGGGCGGGACATATTAAAAAAGCTCCAGGAAAACGCTCTCCTAGCGGCCGAAAACCTTGAGCCCATCTGCCAGGACACCGGGGTGGCGGTGGTCTTTGTGGAGCTGGGGCAACAAGTGCACATCAGTGGAGGTAACCTTTACGACGCCATCAACGCCGGCGTGCGGCAGGGATATACGGAAGGGTACCTGCGCAAGTCGGTGGTGGACGACCCCTTGCTGCGCCGTAATACCGGGGACAACACGCCGGCTATTATTCATACGGAAATCGTTGACGGCGACCATCTAAAGATCACGGTGGCCCCCAAGGGCGCCGGCAGCGAAAACATGTCGGGGGTCAAGATGCTCAAACCGGCCGACGGCGTGGCGGGCATCAAGAAGTATGTCCTCCAGGTGGTAGAGGAGGCCGGCGGCAACCCCTGCCCGCCCATTGTCGTCGGGGTAGGCATCGGCGGCAACCTGGAAAAAGCACCATACCTGGCTAAAAAGGCCCTCCTGCGCCCCCTGGGGCAGCGCCACCCATTAAAACACGTAGCTGCCCTGGAAGAAGAATTGCTGGCGGCCATCAACGCCAGCGGCATCGGCCCCCAGGGCCTGGGAGGAAGGGTAACAGCTTTAGACGTCCATATAGAAATTTACCCAACCCACATCGCGTCGCTGCCGGTGGCAGTTAATTTACAGTGCCATGCCGCCCGGCACGCCACGGCGATTCTTTAG